From one Gracilibacillus salinarum genomic stretch:
- a CDS encoding DMT family transporter: protein MVLVVIFYGGNILVGKAINDLPPFTIAFFRLFIALLILLPIGWKSAWHYRSVFVTYKWPFLMMTLSGITFFNTFIYGALQYTTATNVSVLETVIPVVTVIFSVILLKEKLQSVQWIGIVISFFGAIWVVLDGRIVALSSMNWNVGDGIMVGAIFSWSIYSICVKKYMHLFPVYGALLIMTGISVLVLLPVVGIEWLITGIPSFNGAAHIVSLFYLGIFPSFIALLFFNRAVDILGPSKASVFLNFLPVVTVIGAYFWLGETITTMKIIGAVLVIAGVLITTQFGRRKQMGEDLDQISS from the coding sequence ATGGTATTGGTTGTTATTTTTTATGGTGGCAATATTTTAGTAGGTAAAGCGATTAATGATTTACCACCTTTTACGATCGCTTTTTTTCGATTGTTTATTGCACTTTTGATTTTGCTGCCAATCGGATGGAAATCGGCATGGCATTACCGGTCTGTCTTTGTGACATACAAATGGCCATTTCTGATGATGACATTATCAGGAATAACCTTTTTTAATACTTTCATTTACGGTGCTTTGCAATATACAACGGCAACAAATGTATCAGTGCTTGAAACCGTTATTCCAGTCGTGACTGTCATTTTCAGTGTGATTCTGCTTAAGGAAAAGCTGCAAAGTGTACAATGGATTGGAATTGTTATATCGTTTTTCGGGGCAATTTGGGTAGTACTTGATGGCAGAATAGTAGCGTTATCGTCTATGAACTGGAATGTCGGTGATGGGATAATGGTAGGCGCCATCTTCTCCTGGTCTATTTATTCGATATGTGTGAAGAAATATATGCATTTATTTCCAGTGTATGGCGCACTGCTTATCATGACAGGAATTTCAGTGCTTGTCCTGTTACCAGTTGTCGGGATCGAATGGCTGATAACTGGTATACCTTCCTTTAATGGAGCAGCGCATATTGTTTCATTATTCTATTTAGGAATATTTCCATCATTTATTGCTTTGCTATTTTTTAATCGTGCGGTGGATATATTAGGGCCGTCTAAAGCATCGGTATTTTTGAATTTTCTTCCGGTAGTAACGGTAATTGGAGCTTATTTCTGGTTAGGTGAAACGATTACTACGATGAAAATAATTGGTGCTGTTCTTGTAATAGCAGGTGTGCTTATTACCACACAATTCGGAAGAAGAAAGCAAATGGGGGAAGACCTCGATCAAATATCCTCATAA
- a CDS encoding DUF6220 domain-containing protein — translation MKYRFFTRIYAVLAILFLLSVMAQFVFAGMAVFISPLHWQEHTFFIHLFGFNVPLLMIVLALLGKLPGWAYWQLFGIMSLVFVMYFSANMSGKLPLLAAMHPVIGTGLLLVAYWKVIKLYHYMKKEQTQ, via the coding sequence TTGAAATATCGCTTTTTTACCCGTATATATGCAGTACTAGCCATATTATTTCTGCTTAGTGTAATGGCACAGTTCGTTTTTGCTGGAATGGCCGTGTTTATAAGTCCGCTTCATTGGCAAGAGCACACGTTTTTTATTCACCTGTTTGGATTTAATGTACCATTATTGATGATAGTGCTTGCCTTGCTTGGCAAATTACCTGGCTGGGCGTATTGGCAATTGTTTGGCATAATGTCTCTCGTATTTGTGATGTATTTTTCCGCAAATATGAGCGGAAAGTTACCTTTGCTTGCTGCTATGCATCCAGTGATTGGCACAGGATTATTGCTTGTTGCTTATTGGAAGGTGATCAAGTTATATCATTATATGAAAAAGGAGCAGACACAATGA
- a CDS encoding DUF5957 family protein translates to MRLVIGIIIGFIGGFVLGVALSSVIGMAGMLLFQMALGMKYLSVYLGIIGAVTVPVIDYKHNG, encoded by the coding sequence ATGAGATTAGTTATCGGGATAATTATAGGTTTTATCGGTGGTTTTGTGTTAGGCGTTGCATTATCAAGTGTAATCGGCATGGCTGGTATGCTGTTATTTCAAATGGCACTGGGGATGAAATATCTCTCCGTATATCTAGGTATAATCGGTGCTGTTACAGTACCAGTTATAGATTACAAGCACAACGGTTAA
- a CDS encoding sensor histidine kinase yields the protein MSIKKRLLLSNIAMIVVPVIGFLLIEILLGYLFFIKGEGAQNEQVMQSFMNYRLAALILVLIVTNGLLTYFVSRTIIKPIQQLRNAAGAIKQGNLNDPIKLPSNDELGELANTMEEMRESLQMAKQTQEKYETNRRELIASISHDLRTPITSIKGYVQGVLDGVADTEEKHDRYMRTIYNKTEALEYMVDELFVYSKLDLQRMPFHFETIDLVSYCHDIMEELRFQYPQIDFVFQQSGRMTNIEADREQLHRAILNVVTNSVKYQNNSRSKIIFSITEKEENVILMIKDNGIGIDQAAVPFVFDQFYRTDSSRNSATGGSGLGLAIVKKIIEIHQGTVWAESEPGIGTTIYFQLKKGEHDE from the coding sequence ATGTCGATCAAAAAAAGGCTGTTACTTTCTAATATTGCGATGATTGTCGTACCAGTCATCGGATTTTTGTTAATCGAAATCTTACTTGGTTATCTATTTTTCATAAAAGGTGAGGGAGCTCAGAACGAACAGGTGATGCAGTCATTTATGAATTATCGTTTAGCAGCTTTAATTCTTGTGCTCATCGTGACGAATGGATTGTTGACCTATTTTGTCTCACGGACGATCATTAAGCCGATTCAACAATTAAGAAATGCAGCAGGGGCAATAAAACAAGGAAATCTGAATGATCCTATCAAGTTGCCATCAAATGATGAGCTCGGCGAATTAGCTAACACGATGGAAGAGATGCGTGAGAGTTTGCAAATGGCGAAACAGACACAGGAAAAATATGAAACGAACCGTCGTGAACTGATCGCTAGTATTTCCCATGATCTACGGACTCCGATTACCTCGATCAAAGGTTATGTCCAGGGCGTGTTAGATGGTGTTGCAGATACAGAGGAAAAACATGATCGATACATGAGAACGATTTACAACAAAACCGAAGCATTGGAATATATGGTCGATGAACTGTTTGTTTATTCGAAGCTGGATTTACAACGTATGCCTTTTCACTTTGAAACCATCGATCTTGTTTCCTATTGTCATGACATAATGGAAGAATTACGATTTCAATATCCGCAGATTGACTTTGTATTTCAGCAATCTGGAAGGATGACGAATATTGAAGCAGACCGTGAACAATTACACCGAGCCATATTAAATGTGGTCACGAACAGTGTGAAGTATCAAAATAATAGTAGATCAAAAATTATCTTCTCTATTACAGAAAAGGAAGAAAATGTTATACTGATGATAAAAGATAATGGTATCGGCATCGATCAGGCTGCAGTACCTTTTGTGTTTGATCAATTTTATCGAACGGACTCATCACGTAATTCGGCTACAGGTGGCAGTGGATTAGGACTGGCGATTGTGAAGAAAATTATCGAAATCCATCAGGGCACCGTCTGGGCAGAAAGTGAGCCTGGAATAGGCACAACGATTTATTTTCAATTGAAAAAAGGTGAACACGATGAATAA
- a CDS encoding response regulator transcription factor — translation MNKVLIVEDEMSIAELEKDYLELSGFDVTIALDGVLAKRAIEHQAYDLIILDIMLPGTDGLELCEQLRRTLDIPILMVTARKEDIDKIKGFNRGADDYIVKPFNPNELVARVKAHLSRYRRLTNRESTHQLIEIGNVTIDPPSRKVSVNGQIITLTAKEYDLLYFLACHPNHVFTKEQLLERIWGFDAIGDSSTVTVHIRKLREKIEGNPSKPNVIETIWGVGYRLKK, via the coding sequence ATGAATAAAGTCTTAATTGTGGAAGATGAAATGAGTATTGCTGAACTGGAAAAGGATTATTTAGAATTAAGTGGGTTTGATGTGACGATAGCATTGGACGGTGTGTTAGCAAAACGAGCGATCGAGCATCAGGCGTATGATTTAATTATACTGGATATTATGTTGCCAGGGACAGATGGCTTGGAGCTGTGTGAACAATTGCGCCGAACATTAGATATTCCGATTTTGATGGTAACTGCACGTAAAGAAGATATTGATAAAATAAAGGGCTTTAACCGGGGAGCAGATGACTATATCGTCAAACCTTTCAATCCTAATGAGCTGGTGGCACGAGTAAAAGCTCATTTATCGAGATATAGAAGGTTGACTAACCGAGAAAGTACTCATCAATTAATCGAAATCGGCAATGTTACGATTGATCCACCCTCTCGAAAAGTTTCAGTTAATGGACAAATAATTACGTTAACAGCGAAAGAGTATGATCTACTCTATTTTTTAGCTTGTCATCCTAATCATGTTTTTACGAAAGAACAATTACTTGAAAGAATATGGGGGTTTGATGCAATAGGTGACAGCTCTACCGTTACCGTCCATATACGTAAGCTCCGTGAAAAAATTGAGGGAAATCCATCCAAGCCCAACGTGATAGAAACGATTTGGGGTGTGGGTTATCGTTTAAAAAAGTAG
- a CDS encoding AAA family ATPase — MYVKRISLDRAKVKSKTDYPFSIPVIQNFEQLEIENNVTFFVGENGSGKSTLLEAIADKCGFHTAGGGRNNSYDAEATQSDLGDYVTLSWLPKITNGFFLRAETFHQFATYIDSLEDDPFSSSTKYEAYGEDSLHHQSHGESFLSLFQNRFHQQAIYLLDEPEAALSPQRQLAFLRILHELASSGQCQFIIATHSPILLGYPDAKIWSFDDEQIAEVKYEDTDHYQITRLFLDNRERMLSELFKEKE, encoded by the coding sequence ATGTATGTAAAGCGAATTTCATTAGATAGGGCAAAGGTTAAATCAAAAACTGACTATCCTTTTTCCATACCAGTTATTCAAAATTTTGAACAATTGGAAATAGAAAACAATGTTACTTTTTTTGTAGGAGAAAATGGGTCTGGAAAGTCTACCTTGCTAGAAGCCATAGCGGATAAGTGTGGATTCCATACGGCTGGTGGCGGCCGCAATAATTCCTATGATGCAGAAGCAACGCAATCAGATCTCGGCGATTATGTGACGTTATCGTGGCTGCCTAAGATAACGAATGGCTTTTTCTTGCGTGCGGAGACGTTTCATCAGTTTGCTACTTATATTGATTCTTTGGAAGATGATCCATTCTCATCTTCCACTAAATACGAAGCGTATGGTGAGGATTCTTTACATCATCAGTCACATGGCGAGTCGTTCTTATCCTTATTTCAGAACCGTTTCCATCAACAAGCCATCTATTTATTGGACGAGCCTGAGGCTGCTTTGTCTCCGCAACGACAACTCGCCTTTTTACGTATACTGCATGAGTTAGCTTCATCAGGACAGTGTCAATTTATTATTGCAACCCATTCGCCGATTTTATTAGGATATCCAGATGCCAAAATATGGAGCTTTGATGATGAGCAGATTGCGGAGGTTAAATACGAAGATACCGATCATTATCAGATTACGAGATTATTCCTGGACAATCGCGAGCGAATGTTAAGCGAACTTTTTAAAGAAAAGGAGTGA
- a CDS encoding class I SAM-dependent methyltransferase, whose amino-acid sequence MDEKFDYRAFYEEVGKENGWNFDKLQVETEGNGWEFYQEVLKKVGESDCLLDIGCGSGEQLIKLAASLFLVVGIDLSRSMIEKADQASQKNVKFFHMTSDQLQFPNGFFDIVTSRHAPFSAKEVASVLKKGGVFMTQQVRETDKINLKKAFGRGQALESQDGQLKDNYVKDLKEAGFTTVQTCEYDATEYYQRPEDLLFLLKYTPIIPKFGAYSDDLDRFEDFIATYQTEKGIATNSKRFLIVAKK is encoded by the coding sequence ATGGACGAGAAGTTTGATTACCGTGCATTTTATGAAGAAGTAGGTAAGGAAAATGGCTGGAATTTTGACAAACTCCAAGTAGAAACAGAAGGAAACGGTTGGGAGTTTTATCAGGAAGTGTTAAAGAAGGTGGGAGAATCTGATTGTTTGTTAGATATAGGCTGTGGGAGCGGAGAACAGCTAATTAAATTAGCCGCTTCATTATTTTTGGTGGTCGGTATTGATCTGTCACGAAGTATGATAGAAAAGGCAGATCAAGCATCACAGAAAAATGTGAAATTTTTTCACATGACTTCTGATCAATTGCAATTTCCGAATGGCTTTTTTGATATCGTTACCAGTCGTCATGCCCCGTTCTCTGCTAAAGAAGTGGCAAGCGTATTGAAAAAGGGCGGGGTATTTATGACACAGCAAGTCAGGGAAACGGATAAGATAAATTTAAAAAAAGCATTTGGCAGGGGGCAGGCATTGGAATCACAGGACGGACAGTTAAAAGACAACTATGTCAAGGATTTGAAGGAAGCAGGTTTTACTACTGTGCAAACCTGTGAATACGATGCCACCGAGTATTATCAGAGACCAGAGGATTTGCTTTTTTTATTAAAATATACGCCAATTATCCCAAAATTCGGTGCGTATTCTGATGATTTAGATAGGTTTGAAGATTTTATAGCAACGTATCAGACAGAAAAAGGAATCGCAACGAATTCTAAACGGTTTTTGATTGTGGCAAAAAAGTAG
- a CDS encoding ABC transporter permease: protein MEGILAIWQRDLTKFFRDRARLLGSFSMPILFLLIFGGGLSGTMESMMAGGMADGSEGFNYVEFVFPGIVSMTLLMTAIFSAMSVIEDKNYGYMKEILVSPISRVSIAIGKMLGAASVSTIQGIILFLLIPFLGLSYDIWSLIKVIPFMFLLGAALSGVGLLFASMIKSTQGFQLIVQILVMPMIFLSGALFPINNMPSWLDVIVKLNPVTYGVDVMKKIMIDVDSLPETIRQTMGLDITVFGRSVTVFEEILFILAFAVVFVAIATVSFKRAHA from the coding sequence ATGGAAGGAATTCTGGCAATTTGGCAAAGAGATTTAACGAAATTTTTCAGAGATCGCGCTCGGCTGTTAGGTTCATTCTCTATGCCGATCCTATTTCTATTAATATTTGGCGGTGGATTAAGTGGGACAATGGAATCGATGATGGCAGGGGGAATGGCAGACGGTAGTGAAGGATTTAACTATGTTGAATTCGTCTTCCCTGGTATCGTATCGATGACATTACTGATGACAGCGATATTCTCCGCGATGTCTGTAATTGAAGATAAAAATTATGGGTACATGAAAGAAATCCTTGTCTCCCCCATTTCACGAGTAAGCATCGCAATTGGAAAAATGCTAGGGGCAGCTTCTGTATCAACGATTCAAGGTATCATTCTGTTTTTATTAATCCCTTTTCTCGGGCTATCTTATGATATTTGGTCCTTAATTAAAGTCATTCCATTTATGTTTCTGCTTGGGGCCGCTTTATCCGGGGTTGGTTTGTTATTTGCAAGTATGATTAAATCCACACAAGGCTTCCAGCTCATTGTGCAAATTCTGGTAATGCCGATGATTTTCTTATCCGGCGCCTTATTTCCAATTAACAATATGCCAAGCTGGCTTGATGTCATTGTGAAGCTTAACCCTGTTACGTACGGTGTCGATGTCATGAAGAAAATCATGATAGACGTCGACAGTCTTCCAGAAACAATCCGTCAAACTATGGGACTTGATATCACTGTATTCGGCCGTTCCGTGACCGTATTTGAGGAAATATTATTTATACTGGCATTCGCTGTCGTATTCGTAGCAATCGCCACCGTAAGCTTCAAGCGGGCGCATGCTTAA
- a CDS encoding ATP-binding cassette domain-containing protein — MNSVISVKDLTKTYKKVEAVKGISFDVKEGEIFGFLGPNGAGKSTTINMICTMLKATSGEIIINGYDANKEKDEVRASIGIIFQENTLDEKLTANENLKLHCRFYNVPKEKRDARILEVLEIVDLVDEQNQRVEEYSGGMKRRLEIARGLLHYPKVLFLDEPTVGLDPNTRAHLWEYILKLKEKEGITMFLTTHYLDEAEISDRVAIMDQGEIIAIDSPAALKDQLGGDMIELSTEDNDAALKEIEEKISDAEVEVKDDTIHLKVSSSDAFISKFIKTLEIPITALNIRKPTLNDVFLAYTGRKIKD; from the coding sequence TTGAATTCCGTCATATCTGTAAAAGATCTAACCAAAACATATAAGAAGGTTGAAGCAGTTAAAGGGATCAGTTTCGATGTGAAAGAAGGTGAAATCTTTGGCTTTCTTGGACCAAACGGCGCAGGTAAAAGCACCACAATTAATATGATTTGTACGATGCTGAAAGCTACATCCGGAGAGATTATTATTAACGGCTACGATGCAAATAAGGAAAAAGATGAGGTACGCGCAAGTATCGGTATTATTTTTCAAGAGAATACATTAGATGAAAAATTAACGGCTAACGAAAATCTAAAATTACACTGCAGATTTTACAATGTTCCGAAAGAAAAGCGTGATGCTCGTATACTGGAAGTATTGGAGATTGTTGACCTTGTAGACGAACAAAATCAACGGGTCGAGGAATACTCTGGCGGGATGAAGCGCCGGCTCGAAATAGCGCGCGGATTGCTTCATTATCCGAAGGTATTGTTTCTAGATGAGCCGACAGTCGGTCTCGACCCAAATACACGTGCTCATTTATGGGAATACATTTTAAAATTGAAGGAAAAAGAAGGCATTACGATGTTTTTAACGACGCATTATTTAGATGAAGCTGAGATTAGTGATCGTGTCGCGATTATGGATCAAGGTGAAATTATTGCCATTGATTCCCCTGCAGCCTTAAAGGATCAATTAGGTGGTGACATGATCGAGTTATCCACGGAAGATAATGATGCAGCACTAAAAGAAATCGAAGAAAAAATCAGCGATGCAGAGGTGGAGGTAAAAGACGATACCATTCACCTGAAGGTATCGAGCAGTGATGCGTTTATTTCAAAATTTATCAAGACATTAGAAATTCCAATTACTGCGCTAAACATCCGCAAACCTACATTGAATGATGTCTTTTTAGCGTATACAGGTCGCAAAATCAAGGATTAA
- a CDS encoding MarR family winged helix-turn-helix transcriptional regulator has protein sequence MSEKDVLTHELVDAALSVLPLLPKKLFGTSPVVKKDGLHPSHFHVLRMIEREEPIQMTFIAKKLDINKSNLTPIIQKLIEKDFIKKKKDAHDRRITYLEMTECGERYASEMKKELHQIVQGRFAKLTDEEKNELHRAFDSIHTILTKLE, from the coding sequence ATGAGTGAAAAAGACGTCTTAACTCATGAACTGGTGGATGCTGCACTCAGTGTTTTACCATTATTACCAAAAAAACTATTTGGTACATCACCTGTTGTAAAAAAAGACGGACTTCATCCTTCTCATTTTCACGTGTTACGAATGATCGAACGAGAAGAACCGATTCAAATGACGTTCATTGCCAAAAAATTAGATATTAATAAATCCAATTTAACACCAATTATTCAGAAGTTGATCGAAAAAGATTTTATTAAGAAAAAGAAAGATGCCCATGACAGGCGGATCACTTACTTGGAAATGACAGAATGTGGCGAACGATATGCGTCTGAAATGAAAAAGGAATTACATCAAATAGTTCAAGGTCGGTTCGCCAAGCTGACAGATGAAGAAAAAAATGAGTTACACCGGGCTTTTGATTCCATTCACACGATATTGACTAAGTTAGAATGA
- a CDS encoding GbsR/MarR family transcriptional regulator: protein MTQSDQGQSERVNNQIVSEFSKTLEMFSLNKTEAQLFVTLYLNEAPMTLDEMKESLGKSKTAMSYAIRRLLEFNLVERVWQKGVRKDLYEAREDLYKKFMKTYVNRWLASLNLQINNLAEIQEDLTHYSDSHKELFERKIQDAISFHRSLEEVFSSIKKNDLL, encoded by the coding sequence ATGACACAATCGGATCAAGGTCAATCAGAAAGAGTTAATAATCAGATTGTATCTGAATTCTCAAAAACATTAGAGATGTTTTCATTAAATAAAACAGAGGCACAGCTATTTGTGACCTTGTATTTAAATGAAGCACCGATGACATTAGACGAAATGAAAGAATCGCTTGGCAAAAGTAAAACAGCAATGAGCTATGCCATCCGCAGACTTTTGGAATTTAATCTTGTCGAACGCGTCTGGCAAAAAGGCGTGCGCAAAGACTTATACGAAGCTCGGGAAGATTTATACAAAAAATTCATGAAAACTTATGTTAATCGCTGGCTAGCTTCGCTAAATTTACAAATCAATAATTTAGCAGAAATACAGGAAGACCTTACTCATTATTCTGATTCACATAAAGAATTGTTTGAACGAAAGATTCAAGATGCTATTTCCTTTCACCGGTCATTGGAAGAAGTGTTTTCCAGCATCAAAAAGAATGATTTACTATAG
- a CDS encoding quaternary amine ABC transporter ATP-binding protein, with amino-acid sequence MSVIKVKDLSKIFGKKTKTALSLLDEGYTKEQILEKTGCTVGVNRASFEVEEGEVFVIMGLSGSGKSTLVRLLNRLIDPTEGDVEVGGENLAKVGKEALRKVRREKMSMVFQKFGLFPFRTVLENTEFGLEVQGISKEERAKKAEEALQLVGLGSFIHQYPDQLSGGMQQRVGLARALANDPEVLLMDEAFSALDPLIRKDMQDELLDLQQKMKKTIIFITHDLDEALRIGDRIALMKDGSIVQIGTPEEILVNPANDYVERFVEDVDRSKVLTASHIMKRPETVDIDKHGPRVALERIREQGLSSIYVVDRGRQLQGYVTADDVKSAREKESKDLRDILKKDMPTVGMEAPIHEIFDIIHDSPVPVAVVEDGKLKGIIVRGAVIAALANGNGVTEDA; translated from the coding sequence ATGTCTGTCATTAAAGTAAAGGACTTGTCGAAAATTTTCGGCAAAAAGACAAAAACTGCTCTTTCCTTGTTGGATGAGGGCTACACGAAAGAACAAATCTTAGAAAAAACAGGATGCACAGTAGGTGTTAACCGTGCTTCTTTTGAAGTAGAAGAAGGAGAAGTCTTTGTTATCATGGGACTTTCCGGAAGTGGTAAATCAACCCTTGTACGTTTGTTAAATCGTCTCATCGATCCTACTGAAGGTGATGTAGAAGTCGGTGGAGAGAATTTGGCAAAGGTTGGAAAAGAAGCATTACGAAAAGTACGACGGGAAAAAATGAGTATGGTATTCCAAAAGTTTGGTCTGTTTCCGTTCCGAACCGTGTTGGAAAATACCGAATTCGGACTTGAAGTACAAGGGATCAGCAAGGAAGAACGAGCGAAAAAAGCGGAAGAGGCATTACAACTAGTAGGTTTGGGAAGCTTTATTCACCAGTATCCGGATCAATTATCTGGTGGGATGCAACAGCGTGTTGGTTTAGCTCGTGCCTTAGCGAATGACCCGGAAGTCTTGTTAATGGATGAGGCGTTCTCAGCATTAGACCCTTTAATTCGGAAAGATATGCAAGACGAATTGCTGGATTTGCAACAAAAAATGAAAAAAACGATTATTTTTATTACACACGATTTAGATGAAGCGTTGAGAATCGGTGATCGCATTGCTTTAATGAAGGATGGTTCTATCGTACAAATTGGTACACCAGAAGAAATCCTTGTTAATCCAGCGAATGATTACGTAGAACGATTTGTCGAAGATGTGGACCGTTCCAAAGTATTAACCGCAAGTCATATTATGAAGCGCCCAGAAACAGTTGACATTGACAAGCATGGACCACGAGTGGCATTAGAGCGAATTCGTGAGCAAGGTTTATCAAGTATCTATGTCGTAGACCGAGGACGACAGTTACAAGGTTATGTCACAGCAGATGATGTCAAAAGTGCAAGAGAAAAAGAATCGAAAGATTTACGCGATATTTTGAAGAAAGACATGCCTACAGTTGGCATGGAGGCACCCATTCATGAAATTTTTGATATTATTCATGATTCACCCGTACCAGTTGCTGTTGTAGAAGATGGCAAATTAAAAGGTATTATCGTGAGAGGTGCCGTTATTGCAGCATTAGCAAACGGAAATGGGGTGACAGAAGATGCTTGA
- a CDS encoding ABC transporter permease encodes MLDFIGKIPLADWINNATEWMQDTFEFIFDPIKEDFGDFVESTSDWLAEIPPIIVILLVAVVAFFVSGKKFGLAAFSIVGLWFVYNQELWEQLMATLTLVVFASLISIIIGIPAGIWMSKSVWAQRIITPILDFMQTMPAFVYLIPAVVFFGIGMVPGIFASVVFATPPVVRFTNLGIRQVSAELVEAADAFGTTGAQKLFKVELPMARKTMMAGVNQTIMLALSMVVIASMIGAPGLGDEVLTALQRSQEGPGFVAGLGIVILAIIIDRLSQNVNK; translated from the coding sequence ATGCTTGATTTTATCGGAAAAATCCCATTAGCTGATTGGATTAATAATGCGACGGAATGGATGCAAGATACATTTGAATTTATCTTTGATCCTATTAAAGAAGACTTTGGTGATTTTGTTGAATCTACGTCTGATTGGCTAGCTGAAATTCCACCAATTATTGTTATTTTATTAGTAGCTGTAGTGGCATTTTTTGTTTCAGGTAAGAAATTTGGTTTAGCAGCGTTTTCGATTGTTGGACTATGGTTTGTTTATAACCAGGAATTATGGGAACAATTAATGGCAACATTGACTCTTGTTGTCTTTGCCAGTCTGATATCGATTATTATTGGTATTCCGGCGGGGATTTGGATGTCCAAAAGTGTATGGGCGCAACGAATTATTACGCCAATTCTCGACTTTATGCAGACAATGCCTGCCTTTGTATATTTAATTCCTGCCGTTGTTTTCTTCGGTATCGGTATGGTACCTGGTATTTTTGCATCGGTAGTATTCGCAACACCACCTGTGGTGCGTTTCACGAATCTTGGTATCAGACAAGTTTCGGCTGAATTAGTAGAAGCTGCAGATGCGTTTGGGACAACAGGTGCACAGAAACTGTTTAAAGTAGAGTTGCCAATGGCAAGAAAAACGATGATGGCAGGTGTAAACCAGACTATCATGCTTGCCTTGTCAATGGTTGTTATAGCTTCGATGATCGGTGCTCCCGGTCTAGGTGATGAAGTATTAACCGCATTACAACGTTCACAAGAAGGTCCTGGTTTCGTTGCAGGTTTAGGTATTGTTATTCTGGCGATTATTATTGATCGACTTTCTCAAAATGTGAACAAATAA
- a CDS encoding glycine betaine ABC transporter substrate-binding protein — MLKTWKSFGLIAVLGLVLVLAACGGGDESEEESDTGSDESASVGNDQEVQLVYVNWDTEIASTNVVGKVLENLGYDVELTSVENAAMWEAVANDEADGMVAAWLPLTHESQFAEFGDQVEDLGTNLEGAKTGLVVPSYMDVESIEDLSDQADMTITGIEAGSGVVGATETVLEEYGNLSDWELQTSSSGAMTTALGDAIENEEDIVVTGWSPHWMFSEYDLKYLEDPKGAYGEAENIKTMVRQGLKEDLPNVYKVLDQFNWTQEDINSVMVDVVVNGEDPEDAAEAWIEENQDKVDEWTKGVE, encoded by the coding sequence ATGTTGAAAACATGGAAATCTTTTGGATTAATTGCTGTACTAGGTTTAGTGTTAGTTCTTGCTGCATGTGGCGGCGGAGATGAATCTGAAGAAGAAAGCGATACTGGTTCAGATGAATCAGCTTCTGTTGGAAACGACCAGGAAGTTCAATTAGTTTATGTTAACTGGGATACAGAAATTGCTTCAACGAATGTTGTAGGTAAAGTATTAGAAAACTTGGGTTATGATGTAGAATTAACATCAGTTGAAAATGCTGCGATGTGGGAAGCAGTAGCAAATGATGAAGCAGATGGTATGGTTGCTGCATGGTTACCACTTACTCATGAATCACAATTCGCAGAGTTTGGCGATCAAGTAGAAGATTTAGGAACAAACCTTGAAGGAGCAAAAACAGGTTTAGTTGTTCCATCTTATATGGACGTTGAATCAATTGAAGATCTATCTGACCAAGCTGATATGACTATTACTGGTATCGAAGCTGGTTCTGGTGTAGTAGGAGCAACAGAAACAGTACTTGAGGAATATGGTAACCTGAGCGATTGGGAACTACAAACTTCTTCAAGTGGTGCCATGACAACTGCGTTAGGTGACGCAATTGAAAATGAAGAAGATATTGTTGTGACAGGCTGGTCTCCACACTGGATGTTCTCTGAATATGACCTTAAATATTTAGAAGATCCTAAAGGTGCTTACGGTGAAGCAGAAAATATCAAAACAATGGTACGTCAAGGATTAAAAGAAGACTTACCAAATGTTTATAAAGTACTAGACCAGTTCAACTGGACACAAGAAGACATCAACTCTGTAATGGTAGACGTAGTCGTGAATGGTGAAGATCCAGAAGACGCTGCAGAAGCATGGATTGAAGAAAACCAAGACAAAGTCGACGAATGGACAAAAGGTGTTGAGTAA